Proteins encoded in a region of the Nicotiana sylvestris unplaced genomic scaffold, ASM39365v2 Un00014, whole genome shotgun sequence genome:
- the LOC138884645 gene encoding nicotine N-demethylase CYP82E4-like, whose protein sequence is MYHLLSPIEAIVGLVTFAFLLYFLWTKKQSKILNPLPPKIPGGWPVIGHLFYFKNNGDDDRHFSQKLGDLADKYGPVFTFRLGFRRFLAVSSYEAMKECFSTNDIHFADRPALLYGEYLCYNNAMLAVAKYGPYWKKNRKLVNQELLSVSRLEKFKHVRFSIVQKNIKELYDGDSPMVKINLSDWIDKLTFDIILKMVVGKTYNNGHGEILKAAFQKFMVQAMEIELYDVFHIPFFKWLDLTGNIKAMKQTFKDIDNIIQGWLDEHIKKRETKDVGGENEQDFIDVVLSKRSNEHLGDGYSHDTTIKATVFTLVLDATDTLALHIKWVMALMINNKNVMKKAQEEMDTIVGRDRWVEESDIKNLVYLQAIVKEVLRLHPPAPLSVQHLSVKDCVVNGYHIPKGTALLTNIMKLQRDPQIWADPDKFDPERFLTTHAAIDYRGQHYELIPFGTGRRACPAMNYSLQVEHLSIAHMIQGFNFATTTNEPLDMKQGVGLTLPKKTDVEVLITPRLPPTLYQY, encoded by the exons ATGTATCATCTTCTTTCTCCCATAGAAGCCATTGTAGGACTTGTAACCTTTGCATTTCTACTCTACTTCCTATGGACCAAAAAACAATCAAAAATCTTAAACCCACTGCCTCCAAAAATCCCAGGTGGATGGCCAGTAATCGGCCATCTCTTTTATTTCAAGAACAATGGCGATGATGACcgccatttttctcaaaaactcggAGACTTAGCTGACAAATATGGTCCCGTCTTCACATTCCGGTTAGGGTTTCGTCGTTTCTTGGCGGTGAGTAGTTATGAAGCTATGAAAGAATGCTTCTCTACCAATGATATCCATTTCGCCGATCGGCCAGCTTTACTTTACGGAGAATACCTTTGCTATAACAATGCCATGCTTGCTGTTGCCAAATATGGCCCTTACTGGAAAAAAAATCGAAAGCTAGTCAATCAAGAACTTCTCTCCGTTAGTCGGCTCGAAAAATTCAAACATGTTAGATTTTCTATAGTTCagaaaaatattaaagaactataTGATGGTGATTCACCAATGGTGAAGATAAACCTTAGTGATTGGATAGATAAATTGACTTTCGACATCATTTTGAAAATGGTTGTTGGGAAGACCTATAATAATGGACATGGAGAAATACTGAAAGCAGCTTTTCAGAAGTTCATGGTTCAAGCTATGGAGATTGAGCTCTATGATGTTTTTCACATTCCATTTTTCAAGTGGTTGGATCTTACAGGGAATATTAAGGCTATGAAACAAACTTTCAAAGACATTGATAATATTATCCAAGGTTGGTTAGATGAGCACATTAAGAAGAGAGAAACAAAGGATGTTGGAGGTGAAAATGAACAAGATTTTATTGATGTGGTGCTTTCTAAGAGGAGCAACGAACATCTTGGCGATGGTTACTCTCATGACACCACCATCAAAGCAACCGTATTC ACTTTGGTCTTGGATGCAACAGACACACTTGCACTTCATATAAAGTGGGTAATGGCGTTAATGATAAACAATAAGAATGTCATGAAGAAAGCACAAGAAGAGATGGACACCATTGTTGGTAGAGATAGATGGGTAGAAGAGAGTGATATCAAGAATTTGGTGTATCTTCAAGCAATTGTTAAAGAAGTATTACGATTACATCCACCTGCACCTTTGTCAGTACAACACCTATCTGTAAAAGATTGTGTTGTCAATGGATACCATATTCCTAAGGGGACTGCACTACTTACAAATATTATGAAACTGCAACGAGATCCTCAAATATGGGCAGATCCTGATAAATTCGATCCAGAGAGATTCTTGACAACTCATGCTGCAATTGACTATCGAGGGCAGCACTATGAGTTGATACCGTTTGGTACGGGGAGACGAGCTTGTCCCGCAATGAATTACTCATTGCAAGTGGAACACCTTTCAATTGCTCATATGATCCAAGGTTTCAATTTTGCAACTACGACAAACGAGCCTTTGGATATGAAACAAGGTGTGGGTCTAACTTTACCTAAGAAGACAGATGTTGAAGTGCTAATTACACCTCGCCTGCCTCCTACGCTCTATCAATATTAA